A stretch of Carassius auratus strain Wakin unplaced genomic scaffold, ASM336829v1 scaf_tig00031959, whole genome shotgun sequence DNA encodes these proteins:
- the LOC113080771 gene encoding E3 ubiquitin-protein ligase UHRF2-like, with protein MWIQIRTIDGKETRTVEDLSRLTKIESLRVKIRDIFNVKPEQQRLFYRGKQMEDGQTLFDYNVGLNDIVQLLIRSQTDPPDSPSLNNGEGVACDVAPPTTASVPTSATPTTTIVSPATVANSNGNGSKPCSPSPESQPSTSSRTLLIDPGIGLFRVNELVDCRDVSIGAWFEGVIEKVSPASKGQNGRAGTAPPVARVGRPSKRSHCKLETETSAAPSSSSSAASSHSTALNSDSSEPSTSKPGPEHVSYHIKYEDYPENGVVEMSADNVRPRARTVLRFDQLQVGDLVMVNYNLENPEERGFWYDAEITSLNAVSRTNKEIRVRILLGGPGDVIGDCKLQFLDEVYRIEKPGAPGLCAADGPFKRKTGPECKHCKADPDAECRFCSCCVCGGKQDAHMQLLCDECNMAFHIYCLTPPLTAIPEDEDWYCPTCKNDSSEVVKAGEKLRTSKKKSKMPSATTESQRDWGKGMACVGRTKECTIVPSNHYGPVPGVPVGTTWKFRVQVSEAGVHRPHVGGIHGRSNDGSYSLVLAGGFEDEVDRGDEFTYTGSGGRDLSGNKRIGEHSFDQTLTHMNRALALNCDAPLNDKDGAESRNWRAGKPVRVIRSSKGRRISKYAPEEGNRYDGIYKVVKYWPEIGKCGFLVWRYLLRRDDLEPAPWTPEGIERSKKLGLKVQYPPGYLEAMANKTKREATVRSVSGSKRGRKRGRPRTTRPSKRVEEEEEEKPAEHTEEELQSNGSADAHEEENTGVCEPQEEPQVKRQKEVESFALSEQQRSLIQDDEPNRKLWDEALSFLSEGPNFLRKVEQLFMCVCCQELSFQPVTTECSHNVCKTCLQRSFRAEVFSCPACRHDLGKDYTMSLNKTLQLLLDQFFPGYSKGR; from the exons ATGGAAGATGGCCAGACGCTCTTCGATTACAACGTTGGTCTTAATGACATCGTCCAGCTGCTCATTCGCTCGCAGACTGACCCCCCGGACAGCCCCTCCCTCAACAACGGCGAGGGCGTGGCCTGTGATGTAGCCCCACCCACCACAGCATCTGTCCCCACCTCAGCCACACCCACCACAACAATCGTTTCCCCAGCAACTGTCGCCAACAGCAACGGAAACGGGTCCAAGCCCTGCAGTCCGTCTCCAGAAAGCCAGCCGTCCACCTCCAGCCGGACACTCCTCATCGATCCCGGGATCGGACTCTTCAGA GTGAATGAGTTGGTGGACTGCAGGGACGTCAGCATCGGAGCCTGGTTCGAAGGCGTGATTGAGAAGGTCTCTCCGGCCTCTAAAGGACAGAACGGCCGAGCGGGAACAGCGCCCCCTGTGGCCAGGGTGGGCCGACCCAGCAAACGCAGTCACTGCAAGCTGGAGACGGAGACGAGCGCCgccccttcatcatcatcatcagcagcatcCAGTCACAGCACAGCGCTAAACTCAGACAGCAGCGAACCGTCGACGTCCAAACCGGGTCCTGAGCACGTCTCCTACCACATTAAATATGAAGA TTATCCGGAGAACGGCGTGGTGGAGATGAGCGCAGATAATGTTCGCCCGAGGGCCAGGACTGTGCTGCGCTTCGACCAGCTGCAGGTGGGTGACCTGGTGATGGTCAACTATAACCTGGAGAATCCTGAGGAGCGAGGCTTCTGGTACGACGCTGAGATCACGAGCCTCAACGCCGTCTCACGCACCAACAAAGAGATCCGCGTCAGGATCCTGCTCGG AGGACCGGGTGATGTGATTGGTGATTGTAAGCTGCAGTTTCTGGATGAGGTTTACAGGATCGAGAAACCAGGAGCGCCGGGACTGTGTGCGGCCGATGGCCCGTTCAAac gtaagACGGGTCCGGAGTGTAAGCACTGTAAAGCGGACCCGGACGCTGAGTGTCGGTTCTGCTCGTGTTGTGTGTGTGGAGGGAAGCAGGACGCTCACATGCAGCTGCTGTGTGACGAGTGTAACATGGCCTTCCACATCTACTGCCTGACCCCTCCGCTGACCGCCATCCCAGAGGACGAGGACTG GTACTGTCCCACCTGTAAGAACGACAGCAGCGAGGTGGTCAAAGCTGGAGAGAAACTCAGAACCAGCAAGAAGAAGTCCAAGATGCCTTCAGCCACTACAGAGAGCCAGAGAGACTGGGGCAag GGGATGGCGTGTGTGGGCCGCACTAAAGAGTGCACAATCGTCCCCTCCAATCACTACGGCCCTGTTCCCGGCGTTCCCGTCGGAACCACCTGGAAGTTCCGTGTTCAG gtgAGCGAGGCGGGCGTACACAGGCCTCACGTCGGAGGGATTCACGGACGCAGTAACGATGGCTCGTATTCGCTGGTGCTCGCCGGAGGATTCGAGGATGAAGTT GACCGGGGTGATGAGTTCACCTACACCGGCAGCGGAGGTCGTGACCTCTCAGGAAACAAGCGTATTGGAGAGCACTCGTTCGATCAGACGCTCACACACATGAACAG gGCTCTGGCGCTGAACTGTGACGCGCCTCTGAATGACAAGGACGGGGCGGAGTCTCGCAACTGGAGAGCGGGAAAACCAGTGAGAGTGATTCGCAGCTCGAAGGGCCGACGGATCAGCAAATACGCACCGGAGGAGGGAAACCGCTACGACGGCATTTacaag GTGGTGAAGTACTGGCCGGAGATCGGGAAGTGTGGATTCCTGGTGTGGAGATACCTGCTGCGGCGGGACGACCTGGAGCCGGCGCCCTGGACTCCGGAAGGGATCGAGCGCAGCAAGAAACTCGGCCTCAAAGTCCAG TATCCTCCTGGGTATCTGGAGGCCATGGCCAATAAGACGAAGCGCGAGGCGACGGTGCGATCGGTGAGCGGCTCGAAGCGCGGCAGGAAGAGAGGACGACCCCGAACCACACGACCGTCCAAGAGAgtcgaggaggaagaggaggagaaaccAGCAGAGCACACGGAGGAAGAGCTTCAGAGCAACGGCAGCGCAGACGCTCACGAGGAGGAGAACACAG gtgtgtgTGAGCCACAGGAGGAGCCGCAGGTCAAGCGTCAGAAGGAAGTGGAGTCGTTCGCTCTCTCAGAGCAGCAGCGGAGTCTGATACAGGACGACGAACCCAACAGGAAGCTGTGGGACGAAGCGCTGAGCTTCCTGTCGGAGGGACCG AACTTCCTGCGGAAGGTGGAGCAgctgttcatgtgtgtttgctGTCAGGAGCTGTCCTTCCAACCCGTCACCACCGAGTGTTCACACAACGTctgcaag ACGTGTCTGCAGCGCTCGTTCCGAGCCGAGGTCTTCTCTTGTCCCGCCTGTCGTCATGATCTGGGCAAAGACTACACCATGAGCCTCAACAAAACCCTTCAGCTGCTCCTGGATCAGTTCTTCCCCGGATACAGCAAAGGACGATGA